The following are from one region of the Thermanaerothrix sp. genome:
- the groL gene encoding chaperonin GroEL (60 kDa chaperone family; promotes refolding of misfolded polypeptides especially under stressful conditions; forms two stacked rings of heptamers to form a barrel-shaped 14mer; ends can be capped by GroES; misfolded proteins enter the barrel where they are refolded when GroES binds), producing the protein MPKILLFKEEARRALERGVNKVADTVGVTLGPKGRNVVLEKKFGSPTITNDGVTIAKEIELEDPFENMGAQLLKEVASKTNDVAGDGTTTATVLARAMIREGLKNVAAGANGMLLRRGIEKAVDVVVEELKKQAIPVKEHAKIAQVASISANDKRIGELIAEAMDKVTEDGVITVEDSQTVGTTLEMVEGLQFDKGYVSPYMITNPERMEAVLEDAYIMVHDGKISNVKDLLPVLEKVVQTGKPLLIIAEDVEGEALATLVVNKLRGILQVVAVKAPGFGERRKAMLQDIAVVTGAKVISEEVGIKLENADISMLGRAKKVRVAKEETTIVEGAGDPKAIKDRAAQIRKELEDSTSEYDKEKLQERLAKLVGGVAVIQVGAATETEQKELKHRIEDALNATRAAVEEGIVPGGGVALVSCANALDEFISKLEGDEKTGASIVRKALTEPLHLISTNAGLQGDVVVEKVRGLKKGQGLDASTGEYVDMIESGIIDPVKVTRSAVQNAGSIAAMLLTTEVLVADKPEKKDMPKMPGGMEDYD; encoded by the coding sequence ATGCCGAAGATCCTGCTTTTCAAGGAAGAGGCCAGAAGGGCCCTTGAGCGCGGTGTTAACAAGGTGGCGGACACGGTTGGCGTGACCCTGGGCCCCAAGGGGCGCAACGTGGTGTTGGAGAAGAAGTTCGGCTCCCCCACCATAACCAACGACGGCGTCACCATAGCCAAGGAGATCGAGTTGGAGGATCCCTTTGAGAACATGGGGGCCCAGCTCCTCAAGGAGGTGGCCTCCAAGACCAACGACGTGGCCGGTGATGGTACCACCACCGCTACGGTGCTGGCCCGGGCCATGATCCGGGAGGGCCTCAAGAACGTGGCCGCCGGCGCCAACGGCATGTTGCTCCGCCGGGGCATCGAGAAGGCCGTCGACGTGGTGGTTGAGGAGCTCAAGAAGCAGGCCATCCCCGTGAAGGAGCACGCCAAGATCGCCCAGGTGGCCTCCATCTCCGCCAACGACAAGAGGATCGGCGAGCTCATCGCCGAGGCCATGGACAAGGTGACCGAGGACGGGGTCATCACCGTGGAGGACAGCCAGACCGTGGGCACCACCCTCGAGATGGTGGAGGGTCTGCAGTTCGACAAGGGTTACGTGAGCCCCTACATGATCACCAACCCCGAGAGGATGGAGGCGGTCCTCGAGGACGCCTACATCATGGTCCACGACGGCAAGATCAGCAACGTGAAGGACCTGCTCCCGGTGCTTGAGAAGGTGGTCCAGACCGGCAAGCCCCTGCTCATAATCGCCGAGGACGTGGAGGGCGAGGCCCTGGCCACCCTGGTGGTCAACAAGCTGCGTGGCATCCTGCAGGTGGTGGCCGTTAAGGCTCCGGGCTTCGGCGAGCGGCGCAAGGCCATGCTTCAGGACATCGCGGTGGTCACCGGCGCCAAGGTGATCAGCGAGGAAGTGGGCATAAAGCTGGAGAACGCCGACATCTCCATGCTCGGTAGGGCCAAGAAGGTCCGGGTGGCCAAGGAGGAGACCACCATCGTGGAGGGCGCCGGGGATCCCAAGGCCATAAAGGACAGGGCCGCCCAGATCCGCAAGGAGCTCGAGGACTCCACCTCCGAGTACGACAAGGAGAAGCTCCAGGAGCGGCTTGCCAAGCTGGTGGGCGGCGTGGCGGTCATCCAGGTGGGCGCTGCCACCGAGACCGAGCAGAAGGAGCTCAAGCACCGCATCGAGGACGCCCTCAACGCCACCAGGGCGGCGGTGGAGGAGGGCATCGTTCCTGGAGGCGGCGTGGCCCTCGTGTCCTGCGCCAACGCCTTGGACGAGTTCATATCCAAGCTGGAGGGTGACGAGAAGACCGGCGCTTCCATCGTTCGTAAGGCCCTCACGGAGCCTCTGCACCTCATCTCCACCAACGCTGGCCTGCAGGGCGACGTGGTGGTGGAGAAGGTCCGGGGCCTCAAGAAGGGCCAGGGCCTGGACGCCTCCACCGGCGAGTACGTGGACATGATCGAGTCCGGCATCATCGACCCGGTTAAGGTCACCAGGAGCGCCGTCCAGAACGCCGGCTCCATCGCTGCCATGCTGCTCACCACCGAGGTGCTGGTGGCGGACAAGCCGGAGAAGAAGGACATGCCCAAGATGCCCGGCGGCATGGAGGACTACGACTAG
- the groES gene encoding co-chaperone GroES → MQLRPLGDRLVVKAVEKEEMTKGGIVLPDTVKEKPVEGEVVAVGTGRVLDNGQRLPMEVKVGNRVIYSKYSGTEVKFDGQEYLILSERDVLAIVEK, encoded by the coding sequence ATGCAGCTTAGGCCTCTAGGCGACCGTCTCGTGGTGAAGGCGGTGGAGAAGGAGGAGATGACCAAGGGTGGCATAGTGCTTCCCGACACCGTCAAGGAGAAGCCCGTGGAGGGCGAGGTTGTGGCGGTGGGCACCGGCAGGGTGCTTGACAACGGTCAGCGGCTTCCCATGGAGGTTAAGGTGGGCAACCGGGTGATCTACAGCAAGTACTCCGGAACCGAGGTCAAGTTCGACGGCCAGGAGTACCTCATCCTCAGCGAGCGGGACGTGCTCGCCATAGTGGAGAAGTAA
- the tsaD gene encoding tRNA (adenosine(37)-N6)-threonylcarbamoyltransferase complex transferase subunit TsaD has translation MSAVPRGLVLGIESSCDDTGVAVLEAPRRIKASLVMSQVEEHAPHGGVVPELASRRHQEAVVGLVRRCLADAGVFNPMRELSLIAVTAGPGLMGSLLVGLMAAKGLSHGWDVPIIGVNHMEGHVFANVIAHHDLEPPFLCLIVSGGHTEIQLVRSFGDYRFLGGTRDDAVGEAYDKVAKLLGLGYPGGPVIDRLALQGDPARYQLPVPLRGADQVEFSFSGLKTAVLWLVRKEGESLSVPDLCASFQRAAVDSLLEKLELAVRLTGVRTVAASGGVAANSELRRRLMGLTNRGIRVFLPPKDLCTDNGAMIAAAGWWAFMRGIRDDLTLRADPSWEMAR, from the coding sequence ATGAGCGCTGTCCCAAGGGGCCTTGTGCTTGGCATAGAGAGCAGCTGTGACGACACGGGGGTTGCGGTCCTGGAGGCCCCTCGTCGTATAAAAGCTTCGCTGGTGATGAGCCAGGTGGAGGAGCATGCCCCCCACGGCGGCGTGGTGCCGGAGCTTGCCAGCCGAAGGCATCAGGAGGCTGTGGTTGGGCTGGTGAGGCGCTGCCTTGCTGATGCGGGGGTTTTTAATCCCATGAGGGAGCTGTCCCTGATAGCGGTCACCGCGGGCCCGGGGCTTATGGGATCCCTCTTGGTGGGCCTCATGGCCGCCAAGGGGCTGTCCCATGGTTGGGATGTACCCATAATAGGGGTGAACCACATGGAGGGTCACGTGTTCGCAAACGTGATAGCCCACCATGACCTGGAGCCTCCGTTTCTATGCCTTATAGTCTCCGGGGGGCACACGGAGATCCAACTGGTGCGCTCCTTTGGGGACTACCGTTTTCTTGGGGGCACCAGGGACGACGCTGTTGGGGAGGCCTACGACAAGGTGGCGAAGCTGTTGGGTTTGGGCTACCCCGGCGGCCCCGTGATAGACCGCCTTGCCTTGCAGGGGGATCCCGCGAGGTATCAGCTGCCGGTGCCATTGCGGGGGGCGGACCAGGTGGAGTTCAGCTTCAGCGGCCTTAAGACCGCGGTGTTGTGGCTTGTCCGAAAGGAAGGAGAGTCCCTGTCGGTGCCGGACCTTTGCGCTTCATTCCAGAGGGCGGCGGTGGACTCGCTGCTTGAGAAGCTGGAGCTGGCGGTGCGTCTTACGGGGGTGAGGACCGTGGCGGCCTCCGGCGGCGTGGCGGCGAACTCGGAGCTCAGGAGGCGTCTTATGGGCCTCACGAACAGGGGGATCCGGGTTTTCCTGCCCCCTAAGGATCTTTGTACCGACAACGGGGCCATGATAGCCGCCGCTGGGTGGTGGGCCTTTATGAGGGGCATCCGGGACGACCTTACCCTAAGGGCGGATCCTTCTTGGGAGATGGCCCGGTAA